A window of Etheostoma spectabile isolate EspeVRDwgs_2016 unplaced genomic scaffold, UIUC_Espe_1.0 scaffold00004512, whole genome shotgun sequence contains these coding sequences:
- the LOC116677182 gene encoding LOW QUALITY PROTEIN: protein Lines homolog 1-like (The sequence of the model RefSeq protein was modified relative to this genomic sequence to represent the inferred CDS: inserted 1 base in 1 codon; deleted 1 base in 1 codon) produces the protein EVRGGRSSVTVCSTWRGSTMEHSASCRAFSXMTERFDCLTEAYTCFSDGNMPQPVRACVIFSGLVPGEDRESPRETSAELSCISLTLVEKMTFNLASRSLSPAVSSYCVRMLTVLFQDMDLMSLLVQQFQAEDQIVSHLAAKTVSTCVIYQLHTSGAVSPVWQQKCVQAFYISVPGPELDTCLWSLTEVLKRLLKGAHQEILWKLLAAFDSSLSALCSKFLSEERDKTMQCLVDLPSTSGRWGTTFCLLLDLLELLTACSVICGAGVCLESPRMTYIHSSALLRIISSSSEYFVKKRALLLLKRAVHQKAGEDLALGEVLLTGLKHKHFDSDMSVLSQSVLTAVAADWLHSVQVESSSFFGGTRSIRGEEGQKPDCVMLRAVSLLLLKSMELHIQTAGGTAGVDSATEVSGYLQSLWGFLRRCGVQLTENTHRCCWVSLLFGEQDDDMMEAAKALLSIFLHHRMCSGLDDFAVLEAACASGCNPHCHFLLLLQSISFDHSILLDFLISTETCFLEYFVRYLKYLRADWQGFTAACGRIRSLHFHLSLQQSLTASCAADTLKVTCKGESDRVKFSSCAQSEPVGRVSLAAGFHLVEYDSSDESDPENMEVSQDEPEALVCDKSTFSAFDVKQEISGPTVPIRQKQYEASEMGPHPGQVAWETLARAVVCMSELREVVTRLQTKKLFPYNPSSLLKLLAQVENCSKLSRLLHFNK, from the exons GAGGTAAGAGGAGGGAGAAGTTCTGTTACTGTGTGTTCCACATGGAGAGGCAGCACCATGGAGCACTCAGCGAGCTGCAGAGCCTTCT CCATGACAGAGCGCTTCGACTGTCTGACAGAGGCGTACACGTGTTTTTCTGATGGGAACATGCCCCAGCCGGTGCGTGCCTGCGTGATATTTTCCGGACTGGTCCCCGGCGAGGACAGAGAGAGTCCCCGTGAGACCAGCGCGGAGCTGAGCTGCATCAGTTTGACTCTGGTGGAGAAGATGACCTTCAACCTGGCGTCTCGCAGCCTGTCTCCAGCTGTCTCATCATACTGCGTCAGGATGCTGACGGTGTTGTTCCAAGACATGGATCTCATGTCACTACTT GTGCAGCAGTTCCAGGCTGAGGACCAGATCGTCTCACATCTGGCTGCAAAGACCGTATCAACGTGTGTGatctatcagctccacacatct GGTGCAGTCAGTCCTGTCTGGCAGCAGAAGTGTGTGCAGGCGTTTTACATCTCAGTCCCTGGTCCCGAATTGGACACATGTCTGTGGTCCCTGACTGAAGTCTTAAAACGACTTCTTAAAGGAGCACATCAAG AAATCCTTTGGAAACTTCTGGCAGCTTTTGACTCCAGCCTAAGTGCTCTATGTTCAAAGTTTCTCTCCGAGGAGAGAGACAAGACAATGCAGTGTTTGGTGGATCTTCCCAGCACCAGCGGACGCTGGGGAACAACCTTCTGTCTCCTGCTggacctgctggagctgctgactGCATGCAGTGTCATATGTGGAGCTGGCGTCTGTCTGGAGAGTCCAAGAATGACCTACATTCACTCCTCAGCGCTCCTCAGGATAATCAGCTCCTCCTCAGagtattttgtc aaaaaacgAGCGCTGCTGCTTCTGAAGAGAGCTGTTCATCAGAAGGCCGGAGAGGACTTGGCTTTAGGAGAAGTGCTGCTCACTGGGCTGAAACACAAGCACTTTGACTCGGACATGAGTGTGCTGTCTCAGAGTGTGTTAACAGCCGTGGCTGCGGATTGGTTGCACAGTGTTCAAGTGGAGTCTTCCTCATTCTTTGGGGGGACCAGATCCATCAGAGGGGAAGAAGGTCAGAAACCAGACTGTGTGATGCTGAGAGCTGTCAGCCTGCTTCTTCTCAAGTCCATGGAGCTTCACATCCAAACCGCTGGGGGAACAG CAGGGGTGGACAGTGCCACAGAGGTGTCTGGGTATCTGCAGAGTCTGTGGGGCTTCCTGAGGCGGTGCGGTGTCCAGCTGACAGAGAACACTCATCGGTGCTGCTGGGTCAGCCTGCTGTTTGGCGAACAGGACGACGACATGATGGAGGCCGCCAAAGCTTTGTTGTCCATATTTCTCCATCACAG AATGTGTTCTGGGCTGGATGACTTTGCTGTGTTGGAGGCGGCCTGTGCCTCTGGCTGCAACCCTCACTGCCActtcctgctgctgcttcagAGCATCTCCTTTGACCACAGCATCCTCCTGGACTTCCTCATTTCCACTGAAACCTGCTTCCTGGAGTACTTTGTGCGATACCTCAAATACCTGCGAGCGGACTGGCAGGGCTTCACTGCAGCGTGCGGAAGAATCCGCTCGCTGCACTTTCATCTCTCCCTGCAGCAGTCTCTTACTGCCTCATGTGCTGCTGATACTTTAAAGGTGACATGTAAGGGTGAGTCAGATCGGGTTAAATTCAGCTCCTGTGCCCAGTCCGAACCAGTGGGAAGGGTCAGTTTGGCTGCTGGTTTTCACCTGGTAGAGTACGATAGTTCTGACGAGTCTGATCCAGAGAACATGGAGGTTTCTCAGGATGAACCAGAGGCACTTGTATGCGACAAAAGTACATTTAGTGCCTTCGATGTGAAACAAGAGATCAGTGGACCAACAGTACCTATCAGGCAGAAACAATATGAGGCGTCTGAGATGGGGCCTCACCCGGGCCAGGTGGCCTGGGAAACATTAGCCAGAGCAGTCGTCTGTATGTCAGAGCTCAGAGAGGTGGTGACCAGGCTGCAGACAAAGAAACTCTTCCCATACAACCCCTCTTCACTCCTGAAGCTCTTAGCACAAGTAGAGAACTGTTCCAAGCTATCACGTCTCTTACATTTCAATAAATGA